The Solanum dulcamara chromosome 2, daSolDulc1.2, whole genome shotgun sequence region ATTACTGATCCTGAAATTCGTGTACAGGCGCTAGAGGCTATTTATTTGCTCATATTACAGGTATAATCTgaactattttatttttgtatgtgCTTCATTTGCTTATCTTAACCCTTACAGCTGTGATAATAAGCAGCACATATTATAGCTTTTCCAGCCACCTGAAATAGTAGCTCCTCTTGCTCCACATATTTAAGTATCTCAAAATTATTATACTTTCAGATGTGTGTATAGAAGGCAGCTATGGTTCTGTGTAATGAAACCATTTATCAAGCCATCCTTCACTTTTCGGAACTTTaactataacaaaaaaaaaacagtttTTGATCAATTGTAGAAGATGGTTGTCCAAGAATAGCACTCTTTATTTTCCATGTATGTTTAAAGGAAATCTTTTGTGTATGAATTGATCATTACTTCTACTCTGTTGGATGGCAAAATTATTGTACATTAGTAGTTCACGAATCCCTTCTACTTGCCAGTTGCTGCGTTTATCCCTTGAAACAACAGATTTTATTGTCTGGGGAAGTTTTCCTTTTGCTATGGATGATTCTGTAGGCGACTGTATGATATGGTTGACTTGATTGCAGGAAGCAGGCAGAAGAGCATTTTGGTCAGTGAATGGTCCCCGGATATTGCAAGTTGGCTATGCAGACGAGGATGATCCTAAAGCAATGGAAGCATATGAGCGAGCTGGCTCCTTGGTATTTCCAATTCCTGCCTATCATCCTTCAACTCTATTCTGTCCTAGGAAATATATCCTTGACTGTCCTAATCTAAATTCTTCTGAATGTTAACAGCTGATTCAAGAGAGTGGCCTCGATGAAGAATTAACAGAGACATCTTCTTAGACATCCTGCTTTCTTGCTGGTTTTGATAGTGCGATATCAACGAGTTCAAACAATCAATCCAGACAGAAACTGCAGGTTGCTTCAAGCACACTATATAACTGGATGGTCACAAGAgtactttgaattattattttttcggTTTCTTGTAGCGGGGTTGGTTATGGTCCTCTAAAAGGTTGCTATGTGAAGGACTCGGGTGGTGTATTGGAggttattttattatatatacaaGGCAGGGCTTTTACTGCTGAAGGAACAATATAAGATTGACATTAAGAATATGATTTCAGATATCTCTGTAGTGTAACTGATTTAGCAGTGTTATTGATTGTCAGTTGTCACCCGCCTGAGGGTGGTTCTATTCAAACCCCTTCTCGAGTTGAaggtctatcagaaacaacctctcttcCTCctcaaggtaggggtaagatctgcgtacaccTCACATTCTTCAGACCCCACCTGCGGGACtacactgagtatgttgttgtagttgtCAATTATCTTAGTAATTTTACAAGAAACTTATGTGTTTATGgctaattaatataatatgtaTTATCACCAAGATTTATTACTTAACATTGATGAGTTAATACTATTTGAAGAAACGATTGAATATATTCCTTTACAACTTGTTTTTTATTTGAGGTGGACACCGAACATGAATTGATATTTTCCATAGATTTTACCATTAACAGTTGTTTGGATGATTGTTAGTTGTTACCTATTGTATTGTATCctgttgttatttttaatattatatttacaATAATTGTATTACATCGTTAAATATATTCTTATGTAACGATTGATTTGCTATGaaatgtcattttttattttcttcttattttgccATTTCTTATTGTTTATAATATTAGCTTGACGCCAGGATGATAAAAAGCTTAAcacttcttattcttattactttttcaatatgaaaacgaaaaaaaaattgaaaatggcCAAGCTCGGAAATTGACAAATCTATAGTGGCGGGTCTATCTTCTTCTGGGCGAGCTGGAATTAAAATTTGCATCAATCAACTATAGTATAACTCATGGTGCCGATCACCCCTAAAATGGTTCGAAGTCCGCGGTCAAAACAAGACTTACGGATAACAATCAGACCTTACTAGGGAAACAGTTTGGGAATTGATCAAAAGAAGACCCGCAACTCTCAAAGGGGCCACCAACCGCCTGAATCACTGTAGCAAACCCTCTCTTTACTCAATGGATAGCGcttattctctttttcttattttagcaATTATCCTACCTTTTGCTATAATATGTACCCCATACCCtacttttctttataattttataagtttgtttatTCTTTAGATTGATGATGTATGACATTATGTAACAAggataaatgataataatataatactCCTACAATACTATATATAACAATTATCCAAACAAGTTGTAAGAATCCTCTGAAAGTGACTATTTGCTTTAACCTTTATACCTCAAAATTATTGGGGGTGTGCATTATTCGgattaaatcaaattaaatctTAATTTGGATTGGTTTCATATTAAGATTGGTTTCGAATtgagaaaaacaaaataaaaacgAAAAGATCGAGAAAATTgaattatttaatatgtatatatttctttaatatatttagattatgagttagagttagaGTTAGAGTTTGAGTTTATCATTTTCAACTTGTTTCATTAATTATGATTTAGTTTTTAGATTTTGTGTTTGGACATGAATTAATAtacttttaaatattatgttttaaaattctattcataatttaaattagaaaatatatttaagagattcaatattgtataatttttacCCTTTTCTGTTTAATAAATATAACTATTTGATTGTCTTAATTATCATATCACCggggacatgaccttagatagaaaataGTGGAGATtgcggattagggtagaaggctagtagggatagaatgcAGTTTTATCTTGTGACGGTTTAAGATTGGTCGTAGGCTTAGGTGGGCCAGTATAGACTTATAGTTGTCTTGTTATTGCCTATTGATCATCACATTAttttgctattgttattgttcttgccTTGTACAATTTGCatcacttttcattttttgtcattatgatatatatatatatatatatatatatatatatatatatatatatatattgttattcAAAGGTATTTTAGACCTTTTTCCAAATTTAATTTAGCTCAAATTGGATTGCACTTTTTTAAATCTAGAAACCTAAGAATTGAATGCACACCTCTACAAATTACTCTAGTTTTTAACTTTTCCACAGATGTATTCCTTTTTACCACAGTAAAAATAACCGTTGGCGCCAAATGAAGATTGTGCATATCTTCACCCCGCGCGCGCGAAATGAAATATAGCGAAACACAAGCAATTCAACATTCCCGCCatctcttcctcctcttcttcttcccttAAACCCTCCAAGATGCGACCCGAATTCTCCATTTCCTCTTCATCTCCCAAACCCGAAATCGAAAATGGATCTTTACGACATCGCCCGAAAGCTTGGCCTCTCTGAGACCAAACATCTCGTCCGCAAAGCCGCCGAGCTCCGTCGACTCGCCGATGTACAATTCGATTCCTCCGTCATTGGCGTCGTAAGTAACGATACGATGGATTGATTGTTGGGAATTGAGATTTGTTTGATTTGAATTGGATGGAGTtgaattttgtttgattttttatattttttttgtagggAGAGATATGCAAGGCTATAATTTGCTTAGAGATTGCTGCTTCTAGGTACAATTTCTGTTCTCTTCTCCAACTGTTTGATTGAATTCTGTTCCAAGATGAGTTAGTGGCTTAAGTGTAACcagaatcaatcaatcaatcatgggTATTCCAAATTTGTTGGGGATTGGTTATATGAATTTTGGGATTGGTTATATGAATCCTCTTTCATTTTTGGGTCGATAAAAAATTGGAGGTACGCAGGGTCAGATTATCAAATGGGTTGATTTGGATGTCAATTTGTAGTACTGATGAGTCAAACAACtgggttatatatattttgttatatttgatATCTATTTCCTTTAAATATTAGGAGTAAATAATTTGTTTATAGGGCAAATGGAGAAAAACAGCCTCTTGTGGTTGTGTCCTTCACCGGATTGGCACATAGCGGAAGCTTTAGTgcattgagttttttttttatgtaggCCAAATCACAGGTCAACTTATAGTTttacatcaaaataaaagaatgtaTACTCCTATTAGAAATGATCAAGACAATTATTTGAAGTAATGATGCTGCTGTAAGATGTGGGCTATGAACAACATTTGTCTATGATTTGTAATATGTTCTGGTGATAAATGTAGGATGGACATGGTGTTTGATCGTCAGGCAGCGATAAAATTGAGTGGGATGTCTGAGAAGGCTTACAACAGATCATTCACTTCAATGCAGAATGGAATTGGAGTAAAGTGAGTTCTTAAGCTTTTGTTTCACTTTTATGAATCTGTACATGCATTTTGGAGCCAAATGATGTTTTCTTATATGTTggattcttgttgatgagtaAAATTCTTCTACTTTGCAGAAACAAGCTTGATATTAGAGAATTGGCAATTCAGTTTGGGTGTATCAGGCTCATTCCCTTTGTTCAAAAAGGTCTATCATTGTAAGTTTGATCATCTCCTTTGAACTCATGGtcttacatattttttttgttttgattgtcCTGCCTATGATGTTTGTTTGATCTAATGTTTGGGAGCCTAATTGGACACAAAAAGCTGCTTTAGTATTGCTTTATATGGGATTTGGTTTGGCATGTTTGGGACCTATCAGTGTTGTTCTTTCTGAATTTCAGCATGCTAGAGTTTCTAGTTTTGATGGGGTTATATAAACGGTTAGAGAGTTCTTAATTAGGTTTTAAAGATTCCAATTCCTTTCCAGATACAAAGACCGGTTTCGTACATCCTTGCCACCTTCTAGAAGGGCAAGTGCTGATTTCAGTCGACCTGTGTTCACTGCTGCTGCATTTTATCTGTGCGCGAAAAGGCATAAGGTATGTTCGGTCTACTCTTCAAGCATTGGTAGTCCTGCACTAGTTGTAGCAACATGATAGTTTGAATGAACTGCCTCATAGTTTTCTTCATCCGTATTTGCAGCTCAAGGTTGATAAAATGAAGTTAATTGAACTTTGTGGCACATCAGAACCTGAATTCGCTAGTGTAAGGCCTCATGCTCCTTTGATTCCTTGATTCTTTTCATTGTCTTTTATCATCAAATCATTTACTCACTTAAGCTATCAGTTTGATGTACTATGGTTCTAATAATTTTATGTGGATTGAAATGATACAGGTTTCTACCTCAATGAATGATCTTTGTTTTGATGTTTTTGGTACATCAAAGGAGAAAAAAGATCCCAAGACAGTGAAGGGGAACCGAGGTAACACCTACTGACTGATTAATTACGTTCCTCAATTCATTACAAGCAAAATGTTGTTCAGCGCTTTTCAATACACATACGATGATACGTTAACATAGTGATTTGCATATGCAGAGCTGCTATGTTGTTCCGTGCTTTTCAATACACATGATGATACTTTAACATAGTGATTTGCTTATGCAGAGCTGCTAGATGCATTACCTGAAAAAAGGAGGGTTGAAGACGGTGGCTATTCATCCGAGGAGGATAATGTAAGTGAGAAGCTCTCTTGATGTTTTCTACTAGTTAATGATGCCAGAACACTAATTAACATAAATAAGGAACATAAAAGCTCTCAACTCAGATGTAAACACCTGTCTGTGCATATGTTATGAATAGATACGGTAGGAAATAACCCTACAACTGTTGAGAACATATGGTAAGCCACATTGATGCTTATCCCCTAGATTCGAAATGATGAATTTGACTGGTTACTGGCTTATCCTTAAAGTAAAGCATCATTGAATGGAAGTAATAGTCTTTGCAAGTCTTTGTGTTGTAGTTATATACTCAATTAAAGTTCTTACAAGTTACATCTCAGTTTGTGGTTGTTTCTTGCTGATTTTTGGAACCTTTCATTTTCCAGTCATCAGCTTACAAGAAACGCAAACGTATGGACGAACAGGCTTATGAGGAATGGAAATCTACTGTTCTTGCAACAAAAAATCAAAGTGGCCAAAAAGGTAAATAAATGAATACTTCATCCATAACCAAGAGTTCTTAGAACAATTAGTAGTTACATTAGCTTGAGTGCTGATGGGAATTGTCTGTTTATTCTTGTAGCTCCTAAACAAACCAAACAAGCCCGACTGGACTTCATGATGAAAGTTCCTGAAACTAAAGTTCAAGCTACATAATTCTCAATTGTCCTTTTCAATTAGACaaattttagttgattttttcAAACAGTGGAGAACATGATCTGGAAGAAACTTCCTTTTGGTTTCTTAATACCATAGTTtacctttaaaaaaaaataagagatagTGGTAACTGGTAAGCCGTCCATTTGGATTAATCTTCTATTTAACAGCAAAGTTTCTCTGTACATATATAGATTATTCTTATTGAATTATCATAGCACATGCTTATGATAGCTTAATTATTGTGTATGTTGTGAACCTAATCTTCTACGATATTTAACTCATTTATCTTATTATAGATTTATAGTCTATGTTACACAATAACGAGCATGTGTGTCCCTATCCTAAATTAGTCACCTATCTTTTAGTCTTGATTAAatgataagaaagaaaatgatgTTTCTACAATTGGAGGCCTCTTGTTTTTGAAGAGTAAATAGAAAAGGATGCTTCCGCAATTGATATCAACATCTAGAAGAGTAAAATTGCACAACGCAACATCAATTTTAACGTTTAAAGTtggaattttcttttcttttatgacTTTGACTAATTCATGTTGAAGCCATGCCGTCTGGGAAAATAATTGTCTTTTTTTGTTTAGAATATATTTACAATTGTTTAGAATATTTAAATATCTaataaacaataacaacatactcAAGTGAAATTTTACAAATAGGGTTTGAAAATAGTAgaatgtacatatattttatcactatcttatgaagataaataaattatttttgaaacacTTTCAACTCAATTGTTGAAATACCACTAAAGAGAAGTAAAAATCAGGATATAACATAGTCAATCTCTAATCAAATCGTTTGCCAAAATCAATCTCAAGGCATTTTACTACATTTTCTCAAACTTAGGGTTTGTTTGGGAAGCCAAGCCACTTGTAATTTGAATTGGTGTAATTATTATGCTAGTAATTACTAGCATAGTAATTATACAGTCTAGTAATTACGATGATCTGTTGGTTTGCTATAGTGTTATTTCAGTATAATCACAACTATTCTGTTTGGTTGCATAACTATAATTAtaaggttatattaaattttaaaaataaagttaattttctaaatttaaagtttatattagacaaataaggatctttataaatgatattaaattaaatattaattaataaacatatgttcttaactaatattattaaaaaataatttatttatattttttaaattagtatatttaaaataatttaatcaaataaactaaaagtataagatttttatgaacatcatgaaatgtatgtttgacaaaaatgttaatattataaatataatgtcataaaattattgaaatatttgacaaaagaatgatatatcaagtttaactaaaaaataaatattttgcaatgtgaaatatcaagtcaatagtactaaaataaatgaaaccgaaaatatgacataaattctaaattcaaaacaaaaaatttaacataatgctcttatattaaattttaatacaacgtacataaatatgattttaaaaattagaatactaacaaaattattttttaaaaataaatagaataagaaataaataaataaataatatgaaaaattgcatagaatgaaaaagtaaaggttgagaatgagaatgaaatgaaatataaataaaaaataaatattttaaaaatattagaataataaaaatattttttaaaaaatagtagaaataaaaaataaataaaaataaaaaaaatataaatatgaataaaagaagaattttaaaagaCTTCATGTAATTACACCGATTCCTTATCCTCCCTTGAAACTTGAAGAGTGTAATTATTTATCTTCAATTACACCAATTCCTCTCTTACCAAATAATTACTACCAAACATATCAAAGAGTGTAATTACACCAAATTCTAATTACATTgtggctttccaaacatgcTCTTAGTGTTTGACtcaagttttcaaatatttttggcaaatAATTTTTGGATGTAGTTTTGATAAAGTTTCACCATGCGTTTGATTATAAATTTGCCCATGAATATTTGACTgtttcataaaatattattttgtatttgtaagttttaaaaattattaaaaatacccataagtttgtgttatcattcTATAATAAACGTGTTTCGTTAAAAAAAACTCTTATaatataattgataacaatctacaacaacaaaatacaaTATGAGCAAGAACAATACATTAATAGAATTAAAAACAAATTGTTCGTTTTTTCccaatcttgtcactcaaattatttttttacggAAGATGTAATAACAAACTatccttttataaaaaaaattcacaatcTATGAACAATCTCTTCTCGACAATAAATAAtgagtgtttttataaaatataaaagtttgggataatttttaaatttttaaaactttccaagttctcaagttctaattttttctagaacttgAAAACTTGGATATTtgcaaatatatttttaagtaaTGACAAATCATATGGTGAAATATtagttttcaaaatattttcaagttttttctcaaaaactatTTGAGGTCAAACATTGAGCGGAAAATgtcatgaaaaatatttttctatgttttgTAAATGTTTTTTGAGTTGCATGCTTCGTAACAAGTAAATATAGACTGAGGGAGTAATTCTTAATTGCATGCtccataaataattattaaacttttattgtcaataatattatacttataattaaagaaaaaattatcaaattacataccttatattcttatattttcaattattttctattatttgtaaaaatttcaaaaatctctcttctgatacatagaaatgatgctgatacatcgcgatttgatacacaAGTCCTTTTCATGATACAACGCTAGTTGATTaacgatgtatcatgaaaaagacttatgtatcaaatcgcgatgtatcaacaCTATTCATATGTATtagaaatctggaaaaaatAGGAAATTTagataattatcaaaaaaattgaaataaattgtaattgagtttttttagaaatttaaataaaatacccAATAATTAAATTCCTTATATTATCCATAATAAAATGCAATatgaaattagttttttttatcataaGGAAAAGCTTATGGGATAATGTATAAAGAGCAGGTGGGTAAGAATATTGTTGGCGGGTCATTGTAATTTAGGAAGGAGGAATACATTGAGCCTAAAAGTCCAAAGTCAAATTCGgatgacttcaatttaacaAAAGTATAAGATTCTTAAGCCACGATGAACCCacacccaaaaaagaaaagaaaagacaaatactttcttattaaattatttgcagtatttcttttaaaatttattaattagagaaattttcattattttacttttatttagagatgattattattatacccaaaaaatttatttattattagatactacattactttcatacccctTGCTTTTAACTATCCTGCGCATTTGATACTATGAGAGTATATCATTTACTATGATGGTTACAAATAGTTTCGCTGAAACAttgtctcttccttcttgataccatcagattatgtatactctgatggtatcaagaaaaAATTGCTTCATACTCATTGATGCTGACCTCAGCATAACGTCATGACGTCATATTCAGTGATGCTGATGTCAGCAtgattaaaaggaaaaaagtggGGTAAGAGATAAATAGTTCagatcatgagtctattaagagtaaatattttggattgggtgcaatttagataaataatttcacaattgatctattttgtgtagttttcccttttatttatatcttaatatataattttttaaattaaatatttatttatttatttatgtgttaGTACCATATAATTAAATTGTTTGCAATTTTTaagcaaaaataagaaaagaataattttgtttaaatttctacaataacaaataatttgaaataattatttttaaaactcaatataaattcttttattttttctttccctCGTTCCCCTTTCATCAATTATGGACTTATGGTAAGTAAGAACTTCACGAAGAAACACTTGCAGTGTTTGTCTTCTTTATATTCATAttctttctaattttttatgaaattggATGACAAATATAATCCTTCTTCTTggtatataaaattattaaattaaacgGCAACTGATTATACACATATATAACAATATCTCACTATAACAATCATGAAGTTTACAAACATTGTCACTATAGAGTTTGATcccaaatttctaaatattctTCGCAAGTTATATTTGGGTGGAGTTTCTGGCGAAGTTTCATCATGTGTTTGGTCACAAATTTTTCTAAGACTATTTGGTTgttccaaaaatattattttgtattcgtaaattctaaaaattattaaaaatactcacaagtttgtgttatcattttataataaagaTGTTCCgttaaaaatataacataattgataataatcaacaacaacaaaataacaatatggacaaaagcaatacattaatcgaataaaaaacaaattattctttttttttttcaattttgttacttaaactattttttttccgGAGGAGGTAATATCAAACTATTCTTTAATAAAATCTACCACATTTTAAGAACAATATCTTCCCTATaagcttttatttttattaatagatAGATATGTTATTTAATGGTGTTGGTTGACCACGTTAATGAAGTAAGTTGGTGGATAAATATTAGctgaaattaataaataatgagtgtttttatttttattaatagatAGAAAGGGAGCTTTGGAGtaattggtaaagttgctgtaaatgcaaggtaagactgcgtacaatagatcctTGTAGTCAAACCCTTCCCCGAATCCTGCGTATAGcggaagctttagtgcaccgaattacccttttataaaaatttagggtaatttttaaatttttaaaacttttcaaatattagaacttgggaacttgTGTTGTGATGTTTgccaaatttactagccaagtaataacaaattaattatcaaacactaattccaatttttttatttttttttctcaaatactATTTGTGGCCGAACATACCTAAAATTTGACcagaataatttttaatttaatgatTGTCTTAATTTGTGCTTAATATATATCGTAAAGTTATAAATTATAGACTTAGTTAAAACACGGAATAAAGTAAGTTTTTCACCGCTGAAAAGTCGTCGGCCTAATAttcctcttctctttttttaaaataattaatttgataaTAACAACGACAAAGAAaacattataaataaataaaattaatttgatgATCTTTATTATAGGAGTATCAAGTTTTGCAAAACAATAATATCCTCTCTGAGAACTTGATTATTTTTGCTAAATATTTTCTGCTTTTTTTTTGCTGTTTGGAATTCCTTCCAATTCCGTTTGGAAGAGAATTTCAATCAACCCATCTATCCTACTGTTCTCTTTCTCTACAAACCCTagtttcaattttatacaaagtTTGAATATTTTTCAGAGTTTCAAAGAAATCtcagtttttcttttcttgggtatttatttattttccttttaaggGTACTTTGAAAAAGATAgtgattttcttttcctttcaagggtaattttaaaaacaaaagttACTAAAAGGTTCAACTTTGGTTTCTTTTCTGGTTTTTTTCAATTAAGGG contains the following coding sequences:
- the LOC129875013 gene encoding origin of replication complex subunit 6, yielding MDLYDIARKLGLSETKHLVRKAAELRRLADVQFDSSVIGVGEICKAIICLEIAASRMDMVFDRQAAIKLSGMSEKAYNRSFTSMQNGIGVKNKLDIRELAIQFGCIRLIPFVQKGLSLYKDRFRTSLPPSRRASADFSRPVFTAAAFYLCAKRHKLKVDKMKLIELCGTSEPEFASVSTSMNDLCFDVFGTSKEKKDPKTVKGNRELLDALPEKRRVEDGGYSSEEDNSSAYKKRKRMDEQAYEEWKSTVLATKNQSGQKAPKQTKQARLDFMMKVPETKVQAT